Part of the Synergistes jonesii genome is shown below.
AAAATTGCGGCATAGGAGGTGTGAGTCATGTACACACTAATTGGAGCTGCGCTGTTCATAGGGGCTATTTTGTATGTCTTCGAAAGCTTAATGCCGATTATTGTAATTTCAGTTATAGGCGCTGTTGTGATTGCAATATGTAATTCTGCTCCCAAAGAAAATAATAGTAACAAGCGAGCTTTAAATTTAAAAGTAAACACAACAGGCACCCCTGATTTACGCATTAAAAGCGTCAGTGTCAACAACACAAAACAATTGACCTATATTCCGGATAAAAAAGAACCTGTTGCCCTTACGTTTGAAATGCAAAACGCAAACAAAAAGATAGATGAATTGATAAAAGATGAGTCTGTTTCTGTAAGACCACAAGAATGGAATATAAGTATTTCTTTTAGCCGCTCTCGTAGTTCAAATTTTGAGAGAGCGATGTATTTAGCCAAACACGCTCCTATATACAACGAATCTTCTGATGGTAAAAACGAGATTTTTCAGGCAACTTACTCATCTTCTGCATCAGATTATCTTGATTTTATCAAACTATATGAGCTTTCATCAAATTGGAAATCCACACACGTCGCTATTTGCGGAGAATTAGTCGATAGGAAAATAGTCGGGCAACTAAACTTTTGCTACGGCGACAAATGCAGATCAGGAAACCCCGAATTTTGTAACGGGGCCAGTATAATGACCGTAAATCCTTTTGGGTGCCATAGGCTTCAGATTAGCGCCAGCAGCAATCCTTGGGTAAGTTTTTTTGTCCCGTTGGACGACGGAAGATATTACCTCGACAAGAAGTGCATGAAACAACGCATAGATTCTTACGCATCTGTTTATAGGCTTTGCCCGTCATTTGACTATATTAAAATTCTAAAGATATTGTCGGAATTGCCTAATATAGTAACAAAAAAGGAATATTTGAACTTTCTGACGGTAGAATTTAACTAAGAAGATTTTCTATCCCACGGTCGCGTGCTGAAGATAAATTAGGCATACACGGGTAGATAGTCTATAATCAATAATAATTCAATATAAGGGGAGGTTTTATCGTGGCTCTTATCAAATGCTCAGAATGTGGCAAAGAGATTTCGGACAAAGCGTCCGCTTGTCCGCACTGCGGCTGCCCAATGGGCGAGATAAAAGTAACAGAGGGGGAGCGCCCCGCGCAGGAAGCACCGTCCGTGCAGGTAGAAGCTCACCCCCCGACGGTAGAACCTCCGCACAAGAAGTCCTCCATTATGATTTTCGTGGCTTTTTTAGTCCTCATAACCGTGGTTGTGATTCTATCCGCGCTCATCGACGATAGGGAAAAAGAGACAAAGCAAAGCGGCGAAGAAATAATGGCAACAACCACCACAAGCGCCGATATTACTTATCCCGCCCCTTGGCCAGCTAAAACACAGGCTCAAATGGAAGCGGAAGAGCGCCAGCTTAAATACGATGCGAACGAAGCGCGCAAAAAGCTGAGAGCGCAGACCGATCACGTTGAGAATATTGTGTGGCGACACTCAAAATTAACACCTAAGTATATTTCCGGCAATAGCGTGTTTTGTTATACAGGAGAGTCAGAGTGGCAAATATGGTTACGTGTTGTTTTTGGCTTCTCTAAAGACGACTGGATATTTATGGAGAAAATAGTGCTAAACATAGACGGCTCTATAGAAACAATTTACGTTCCTTATGATGAGAGAAAGACCGAAGTTATCTATGGCGGCTCTATAAAGGAATGGGTAGATTTCCTTGGCGAGGGAGATATATACAGCTATATATCTCGAATAGCCAATAGCAAAACAACGTTGGTCAAATTTAGGGGGGAGAAATATAGCCGCTCATTTACCGTCACGGAGAATCAAAAAAACGCAATAAAGCAAGTACTGAAGTATTACGAGGCAAAAAAATTATTATTAAAATAAGGAGGCTTGAAAATGGCGTTGATCAAATGTCCTGAATGCGGCAGGGAGGTATCCGACAAGGCGGCAACGTGCCCTAATTGTGGTGTAACTATTGCAAAAAGTTCAAACCAAAACGCAATGGTGCCACAAAGCGGCAATCCAGACACCCCCGCTTCTTCTGCATGGGGGATTGCAGCTATCATATGCGGCGGCGCCTCTCTCCTGCTCCCATATTTTGTATCTGCCTTCCTAATCCCCGCCGCACTAATATGCGGGGTGGTCGCATATAAAAAAGGGCAAAAAGGATTAGGAAAGCTTGGAATTATCTTTGCTATTTGTGGAATAATATGGATTGCTTATGTATCAATGCAAATGGCCGCAATTGTAGAAGACCCATTTGGAAACCACAGCATTTTGCCATGGGGGAATCAAGAAAAGCCTATCATTACGTTAGATGAATTTGAACGCATAAAAGAAGGAATGTCTCTCCAAACCGTAGAGGCAATAATAGGAGAAAAGGGCGAATTGATCAGTAAAACAAATACTGACGGGTATAGCGTTGCTATGTATCAATGGGTAAACAAAAACGGTTCAAATATGAACGCGCTCTTCTCCAATGGGCGCTTAGACACAAAAGCTCAATTTGGGCTAAGGTAATAGGCATTATAATAGGATACCAGGAGGAGGGGATGAGCGTGTCTCCAACGAGGACGATGGAAAGAGAGAAAGCGGCAAACATATTCCTGTCGCTCGACGAAGAGAATTTCGACCGCGCCGCAAGCTACATCGCATATCTGGCGGAGATGGAGCGCCTTGAAGATGAGGAGGACATCGCTTATATTGAAGCCCATAAAGACGAGCCTTCCGTCCCGCTGTCCGATGTGTTAAAGGAGCTGGGCCTTGGGTAAGTACTCCGTGAGGTTGAAAAAAAGTGAAGAGAAAGCGCTCGCCTCTTTTGATGCCTCAACCCAAAGGGCCATAGCGGCGAAGCTGCTTTCTCTCGCGAAAGACCCATACCCGCCGGGGTGCAAGAAAATTCATGGGTTAAAAAACACATGGCGTATACGCAGATGTGAACACTGCGGGGCGTTTTTAGGCGTTAGAAAATGCCCCTCCTGCGGTAAAATAAACGATATTGAACGTAGCTTCTGCCCAAGTTGCGGTTAT
Proteins encoded:
- a CDS encoding zinc-ribbon domain-containing protein — translated: MALIKCSECGKEISDKASACPHCGCPMGEIKVTEGERPAQEAPSVQVEAHPPTVEPPHKKSSIMIFVAFLVLITVVVILSALIDDREKETKQSGEEIMATTTTSADITYPAPWPAKTQAQMEAEERQLKYDANEARKKLRAQTDHVENIVWRHSKLTPKYISGNSVFCYTGESEWQIWLRVVFGFSKDDWIFMEKIVLNIDGSIETIYVPYDERKTEVIYGGSIKEWVDFLGEGDIYSYISRIANSKTTLVKFRGEKYSRSFTVTENQKNAIKQVLKYYEAKKLLLK
- a CDS encoding zinc-ribbon domain-containing protein; its protein translation is MALIKCPECGREVSDKAATCPNCGVTIAKSSNQNAMVPQSGNPDTPASSAWGIAAIICGGASLLLPYFVSAFLIPAALICGVVAYKKGQKGLGKLGIIFAICGIIWIAYVSMQMAAIVEDPFGNHSILPWGNQEKPIITLDEFERIKEGMSLQTVEAIIGEKGELISKTNTDGYSVAMYQWVNKNGSNMNALFSNGRLDTKAQFGLR